One genomic region from Desulfurobacterium atlanticum encodes:
- a CDS encoding sensor histidine kinase produces MKRTFRERDFLKDFFLYYKLSRVIFAVSLLLIILSLSFLREGAFSYTNPAIVIFIYSIVAMASLFYKKENPLDFLLDIIFISALIRSNLLYWDYVSILYLFPIFFSSLFLEKPYTIIFPVISLIIYGGIIYTTGYYSQQEILIKLFLNGVAFFSIYFAGKAFEKKLKTQSLYILELEKEKRKNEVFKRLYHISADLAHEIKNPVASIKAAVELLDEAEKPNRKLLNLIKKETIRLSNIVNDFLILSRPLDMQKSEISIIELIKNIVDSLKVIHPDKKTKVNLKTDRNLKLLLPYKSFFSAISNLIKNSFEWAESEVEITVEETEKTVKIIIKDDGPGIKKEHLDTIFEPFFTTKKEGSGLGLAIAKRVAIELGGNLTVKNSPEKGAIFIFEIPKKKRTEDESAYS; encoded by the coding sequence TTGAAAAGAACCTTTAGGGAAAGAGATTTTTTAAAAGATTTTTTTCTCTACTATAAACTTTCAAGAGTAATATTTGCTGTATCTCTACTGCTTATTATCCTTTCCCTCTCGTTTTTACGGGAGGGAGCTTTCTCCTACACCAATCCCGCAATAGTTATCTTTATCTATTCAATAGTAGCAATGGCTTCCCTATTCTATAAAAAAGAGAACCCTTTAGATTTCCTTCTTGACATAATATTTATCTCCGCTCTAATAAGAAGCAATCTACTATACTGGGACTATGTATCAATACTTTATCTGTTCCCGATATTTTTCTCCTCGCTCTTTCTTGAGAAACCATACACAATCATATTTCCTGTTATAAGCCTTATAATCTACGGTGGAATTATCTACACAACAGGATACTATTCACAACAGGAGATATTAATAAAACTATTTCTGAACGGTGTAGCCTTTTTCTCCATCTACTTTGCAGGAAAAGCATTTGAGAAAAAACTGAAAACTCAATCACTTTACATTTTAGAACTTGAAAAGGAAAAGAGAAAAAATGAAGTATTCAAAAGACTTTACCACATAAGTGCTGACCTTGCACATGAAATTAAAAACCCCGTTGCATCAATAAAAGCAGCTGTAGAACTTTTAGATGAAGCTGAAAAACCAAACAGAAAACTCCTTAACCTTATAAAAAAAGAAACCATAAGACTTTCAAACATAGTAAACGATTTTTTAATACTCTCAAGACCACTTGATATGCAAAAGTCTGAAATATCAATAATAGAACTTATAAAGAATATTGTCGATTCTTTAAAAGTTATCCATCCCGATAAAAAAACAAAGGTAAATTTAAAAACCGATAGAAACTTAAAACTACTCTTACCTTATAAGTCATTTTTTTCAGCTATCTCAAATCTTATAAAAAACAGCTTTGAATGGGCAGAAAGTGAAGTGGAAATAACTGTAGAAGAGACAGAGAAAACTGTTAAAATAATTATAAAAGACGACGGACCGGGAATAAAAAAGGAACATTTAGATACTATATTTGAACCTTTCTTCACAACGAAGAAAGAAGGAAGTGGACTTGGACTTGCAATAGCAAAGCGGGTGGCAATAGAACTTGGAGGAAACTTAACAGTAAAAAATTCCCCTGAGAAAGGAGCAATTTTCATATTTGAAATACCAAAAAAGAAGAGAACAGAAGATGAAAGCGCTTATAGTTGA
- a CDS encoding sigma-54-dependent transcriptional regulator: MKALIVDDEKSIRDILSIMLSEFNFDIEEAETVKEASKKLNESRFDLLLLDLRLPDGHGMDILRTLREKGKKTEVIIITAFGSAETAQEALKLGAFDYVTKPFDVSELRLILRNVKKKIELEKKVEEYEKTYKEFIGESPQIRRIKEFIKKIAPFDTNVLILGESGTGKEVVAQTIHQLSHRKDKPFIAINCASLPSELLESELFGYKKGAFTGAVSNKKGLIEQADGGTLFLDEIGDMPLPLQAKILRFIEDRKIRPIGSLEEKEVDVRIIAATNKNLEELINKGLFREDLYYRLSTITVELPPLRERKEDIPLLVKYFLEKLSKKYKKEIKRIDPDFLDYLYSLPFKGNVRELRNIVEKAIILSDGETLTIPGKREKELTSKIKIGDFPENGVNLKKILEETEKFYLKKALEKASGKKIEAAKLLGLTFREFRYRLSKYQIEDKLS; this comes from the coding sequence ATGAAAGCGCTTATAGTTGATGATGAGAAAAGCATCAGGGATATACTATCCATAATGCTTTCAGAGTTTAACTTTGACATTGAAGAAGCAGAAACCGTAAAAGAAGCCAGTAAAAAGCTAAATGAAAGCAGGTTTGACCTTCTACTTCTTGACCTTAGATTGCCTGACGGCCACGGTATGGACATACTGAGAACTCTCAGGGAAAAAGGTAAAAAAACAGAAGTGATAATTATCACTGCCTTTGGTTCGGCAGAAACTGCACAGGAAGCGTTAAAACTCGGAGCGTTTGATTATGTCACAAAACCTTTTGATGTTTCAGAATTAAGACTGATACTGAGAAATGTAAAGAAAAAAATAGAGCTTGAAAAGAAAGTTGAAGAGTATGAAAAAACATATAAAGAGTTCATAGGAGAATCTCCCCAAATCCGCAGGATAAAAGAGTTCATAAAAAAAATAGCTCCCTTTGACACAAACGTGCTTATACTTGGGGAAAGCGGAACAGGAAAAGAGGTTGTGGCACAAACAATTCATCAATTAAGCCACAGGAAAGACAAACCCTTTATAGCAATAAACTGTGCATCTCTTCCGTCAGAACTTCTTGAAAGTGAACTTTTTGGATATAAAAAAGGAGCTTTTACAGGTGCAGTATCAAACAAAAAAGGTCTCATAGAACAGGCTGACGGCGGAACACTTTTTCTTGATGAAATAGGAGACATGCCTCTTCCCCTTCAGGCAAAAATTCTAAGATTCATAGAGGATAGAAAAATCCGCCCTATTGGAAGCCTTGAAGAGAAAGAGGTGGACGTTCGGATAATTGCTGCTACCAACAAAAACCTTGAAGAGCTTATAAACAAAGGACTGTTTCGTGAAGACCTTTACTACAGACTTTCAACCATAACTGTAGAACTACCTCCTCTAAGAGAAAGAAAAGAGGACATTCCTCTTCTTGTTAAATATTTCCTTGAAAAACTTTCAAAAAAATACAAAAAAGAGATAAAAAGAATAGACCCGGACTTTTTAGACTATCTTTATTCCCTGCCTTTTAAGGGAAACGTAAGGGAACTCAGAAATATTGTTGAAAAGGCGATTATTCTTTCTGACGGAGAAACTCTTACAATTCCGGGAAAAAGAGAAAAGGAACTAACTTCCAAAATAAAAATCGGGGATTTTCCAGAAAATGGGGTAAATCTTAAAAAAATCCTTGAAGAAACAGAAAAATTTTACCTGAAAAAAGCCCTTGAAAAGGCAAGCGGGAAAAAGATAGAAGCTGCAAAACTGCTGGGTTTGACCTTCAGAGAGTTCCGTTATAGACTTTCAAAGTATCAAATTGAAGACAAATTAAGCTAA